One stretch of Hemitrygon akajei chromosome 18, sHemAka1.3, whole genome shotgun sequence DNA includes these proteins:
- the LOC140741113 gene encoding uncharacterized protein isoform X2 produces MAAALKKTNPVTPASRNERMILNARSVKLVDVNKENCPDRVKPEKGAAKRGSRLPVPVKKHKVKLAPDFKKLHQNWDRNFQKKQTAAKKACTQPVPFNFATSRGAKSSGHVNANQTIGKNTLELSLAVTKEESLKSEESCPVGAKCVMVDTDLAAVETVPTQNHNSGELLLQDKQGFNPSTSDQQIDQNVAMKKEKHFYTWQASQTPSKTKSSNVQNLAPGIKSSLPVKENIEILQKETIKPKAGNSDGDFVSNPMALQSILSNVGIDAFNIISDKPSLANGVSVKKSILNSKPSNLNPGNIKSMALGNALSTDDRNTFGILCGKSSMIIQAPAKDSVLQCKYPAQNPFAMGRSSYMPRNRPALLFSSGRASCIAKLDTKASEINSPNRILQPLKLYNPMSSRHHLSSKKLARHKPNGPDSNLPQLSKYDNIVIS; encoded by the exons AAACGAACGTATGATTCTTAATGCACGATCTGTAAAGCTGGTTGATGTCAACAAAGAAAACTGTCCTGACCGAGTGAAGCCAGAGAAAGGAGCTGCCAAGCGTGGCAGTAGACTACCTGTGCCAGTGAAAAAGCACAAAGTAAAATTAGCTCCAGACTTCAAAAAGTTGCATCAAAATTGGGATCGCAACTTCCAGAAG AAACAAACAGCTGCCAAGAAGGCTTGCACACAGCCAGTTCCATTTAACTTTGCAACATCTAGAGGAGCCAAATCATCTGGGCATGTGAACGCAAATCAAACAATTGGTAAAAATACTCTGGAGCTGTCGTTGGCAGTAACCAAGGAAGAGTCACTCAAATCTGAGGAAAGTTGTCCAGTTGGCGCCAAATGTGTAATGGTAGATACAGATCTGGCTGCAGTTGAAACTGTACCAACCCAGAACCATAACTCTGGTGAGCTACTGCTCCAAGATAAGCAAGGCTTCAATCCTAGTACATCCGATCAACAAATTGACCAGAATGTGGCAATGAAGAAAGAGAAACA CTTTTATACTTGGCAAGCAAGTCAAACTCCAAGCAAAACCAAGAGCTCCAATGTCCAGAATTTAGCACCAGGGATCAAGTCATCTTTGCCAGTGAAAGAAAACATTGAGATCCTACAGAAAGAGACCATTAAGCCAAAAGCAG GCAATAGTGATGGAGATTTTGTGAGTAATCCAATGGCATTACAGAGCATCCTATCGAATGTTGGAATTGATGCATTTAATATTATCAGTGACAAACCCAGTCTGGCAAATGGAGTGTCTGTGAAAAAGAGCATCCTAAATTCTAAGCCATCTAATCTAAATCCAG GTAATATCAAAAGTATGGCACTGGGGAATGCCCTATCGACTGATGACAGGAATACTTTCGGCATCCTCTGTGGCAAATCTAGCATGATAATCCAAGCCCCCGCGAAGGACAGTGTACTCCAATGCAAGTATCCTGCGCAAAACCCATTTGCG ATGGGGAGATCATCATATATGCCTCGTAATCGCCCTGCCCTTCTATTTTCCTCGGGCCGTGCTTCCTGTATTGCTAAACTGGATACCAAGG CTTCTGAAATAAATTCTCCAAACAGAATTCTTCAACCATTGAAACTGTACAACCCAATGAGCAGTAGACatcatttatcatcaaagaaaTTAGCCAGACATAAACCTAATGGCCCAGACTCCAACTTG CCCCAGCTGTCAAAATATGATAATATTGTGATAAGTTAA